The proteins below are encoded in one region of Tolumonas auensis DSM 9187:
- the amrB gene encoding AmmeMemoRadiSam system protein B: MQVIHQPAVADMFYPADPDRLRDWMQHHVKAAPETGRKPRMLILPHAGYRFSGAIAAQGYSLLQKGDFKRVIVLCPAHRVYLQGIAVPEHWDGEATPFGTIPLDKPAIASLLSLPGVIAATEAHRQEHAIEVQLPFLQYQLGDFSLIPLVVGDCPAETVSHAIEQIMTDDTLIIVSSDLSHYLSKDIAELQDDYTIRQILQFSETLTGDQACGCYALNGALHWAHQQQLDIKLLAKCNSGDTSHDKERVVGYAAFALY; this comes from the coding sequence ATGCAGGTTATCCATCAGCCCGCTGTAGCGGATATGTTCTATCCGGCAGATCCGGACAGACTTCGGGACTGGATGCAGCATCATGTTAAAGCAGCCCCCGAAACCGGACGGAAACCACGGATGTTGATCCTTCCCCATGCCGGTTACCGTTTTTCCGGTGCTATTGCCGCACAGGGATACAGTCTGCTGCAGAAAGGAGATTTCAAGCGGGTGATTGTGCTCTGCCCGGCGCACCGGGTCTATCTGCAGGGCATCGCTGTTCCTGAGCACTGGGATGGCGAGGCAACACCTTTTGGTACTATTCCGCTCGATAAACCAGCGATAGCGTCATTACTGTCATTACCCGGCGTGATTGCCGCTACCGAAGCACACCGACAGGAACATGCCATAGAAGTTCAGCTACCATTTCTGCAGTATCAACTGGGCGACTTTAGTCTGATCCCGCTGGTGGTAGGCGATTGTCCGGCAGAAACAGTGAGCCACGCCATTGAACAAATTATGACCGATGATACGCTGATCATTGTCAGCAGCGACCTCAGTCACTATCTCAGCAAGGACATAGCCGAACTACAGGATGACTATACCATCCGGCAAATTCTGCAGTTCAGTGAAACCTTAACCGGCGATCAGGCCTGCGGTTGTTATGCCCTGAATGGTGCACTGCACTGGGCTCATCAGCAACAGCTGGATATTAAGTTACTGGCAAAATGTAACTCCGGCGATACATCGCATGACAAAGAACGGGTGGTGGGATATGCAGCTTTTGCCCTCTATTGA
- the amrA gene encoding AmmeMemoRadiSam system protein A encodes MQLLPSIELNERRAMLTLARNAIKAHWMPDTDTETAAILPHGELKSGCFVTLHKHGELRGCIGTLEQDMPLQQSIPYFARAAAFQDPRFPPLTAAELADCIISISVLSEREPLPATSREELMAALVPFTDGLWLSDGYHRATFLPAVWRQLPDKKEFLHHLLLKGGWPPQNWPAQMKAWRYHSIEFIEPDGELALE; translated from the coding sequence ATGCAGCTTTTGCCCTCTATTGAGTTAAATGAACGCCGGGCAATGCTGACGCTGGCGCGCAATGCCATTAAGGCACACTGGATGCCGGACACAGACACAGAAACAGCAGCAATCCTGCCGCATGGTGAGTTGAAATCAGGCTGTTTTGTTACCTTGCATAAACACGGCGAACTCCGCGGTTGTATTGGCACTCTGGAGCAGGATATGCCACTGCAGCAATCTATCCCGTATTTTGCCCGGGCCGCTGCCTTTCAGGATCCCCGTTTCCCACCACTGACAGCAGCTGAACTCGCGGATTGCATCATCAGCATTTCAGTACTCAGTGAAAGAGAACCTTTGCCGGCCACCAGTCGGGAAGAGTTAATGGCGGCACTGGTGCCATTTACTGATGGGTTATGGCTGAGCGATGGCTATCACCGGGCTACTTTTTTACCTGCTGTCTGGCGTCAGTTACCGGATAAAAAAGAATTCCTGCACCATTTGTTACTGAAAGGTGGCTGGCCACCCCAAAACTGGCCGGCACAGATGAAGGCATGGCGTTACCACAGCATTGAATTTATTGAGCCAGATGGTGAATTAGCACTGGAATAA
- the accA gene encoding acetyl-CoA carboxylase carboxyl transferase subunit alpha has product MNMNFLEFEQPIAELLAQIEELKHVSEHVGSSVDLTDEIKHLEKKNEELTRKLFSDLGAWQISQLARHPQRPYTEDYIARMFTDFDEMAGDRAFADDKAIVGGTARLDGQPVMVIGHQKGRDTQEKIRRNFGMPRPEGYRKALRLMQMAERFKMPILTFIDTPGAYPGVGAEERGQSEAIARNLKVMSSLKVPVICTVIGEGGSGGALAIGVGDRVNMLQYSTYSVISPEGCASILWKSADKANVAAEAMGITAARLKELKLIDSIVPEPLGGAHRNVDEMANLLKQRILTDLNELNSLHTDELLRKRYQQLMSHGYC; this is encoded by the coding sequence ATGAATATGAATTTTCTGGAATTTGAACAACCTATTGCTGAACTGTTGGCGCAAATCGAAGAACTGAAACATGTTAGTGAGCATGTTGGCAGCAGTGTGGATCTGACAGATGAAATCAAACATCTGGAAAAGAAGAATGAAGAGCTGACCAGAAAGTTGTTTTCTGATCTGGGCGCATGGCAGATTTCTCAGCTGGCTCGTCATCCGCAACGTCCTTATACCGAGGACTATATTGCACGCATGTTTACTGATTTTGATGAGATGGCTGGTGATCGGGCTTTCGCTGATGATAAAGCGATTGTCGGCGGTACAGCTCGTCTGGATGGTCAGCCGGTAATGGTGATTGGTCACCAGAAAGGCCGCGACACACAGGAAAAAATCAGACGTAATTTTGGTATGCCAAGACCAGAAGGCTATCGTAAAGCATTGCGTCTGATGCAGATGGCTGAACGTTTTAAAATGCCAATCCTTACCTTCATTGATACGCCGGGTGCATATCCGGGGGTCGGCGCAGAAGAACGTGGTCAGTCAGAAGCGATTGCCCGTAATCTTAAGGTGATGTCGAGCCTGAAAGTACCGGTTATTTGTACTGTGATCGGTGAAGGTGGTTCAGGTGGTGCACTGGCAATCGGCGTCGGTGATCGCGTGAATATGCTGCAATATTCCACCTATTCGGTGATCTCACCGGAAGGTTGCGCCTCTATTCTTTGGAAGAGTGCGGATAAAGCCAACGTAGCTGCTGAAGCTATGGGGATTACAGCTGCTCGCCTGAAAGAACTGAAATTGATCGACAGCATTGTGCCGGAACCGCTGGGTGGTGCACACCGTAATGTGGATGAGATGGCCAATCTGCTGAAACAACGCATTCTGACCGATCTGAATGAATTAAATTCATTGCATACAGATGAATTGTTGAGAAAACGGTATCAGCAACTGATGTCACATGGTTATTGCTGA